Below is a genomic region from Aquila chrysaetos chrysaetos chromosome 13, bAquChr1.4, whole genome shotgun sequence.
CATACTGATCCTAGTTTGGGTCCTGAGCAGTCCTCCCCAGCTCAAAACCAGAGTGGCACCTGAGGAAGGATGTCAGCAATTAATATTTGTGCTTAACTAAcctccctctcctgctgcttccccgGCGTTAATGAGGGGATGGCAATTAATCTGGCAGCGATAACGCAGGGGCCAGTGGGTCAGCAGCACAAGGGGTCAGCTGCTGCCCCGAGTGCCGTGGGAGGGGGAATAAACCCATTTTAAcctatttttcagcaaaaaggCTCACCCTGCCTGATTTTCCATGGCCCTTTTTTTGCAGCAAACCTGGTTCCACTCAATAtacagggcgggggggggggggggggggaattaaaGAATCGCCATGGCAACCCGTGGGCTGTTTTGGGGGAATTAGTGGGGAGTGGAAGGGGGGAAGGTTGGTGGGGGGTCAGACCCGGCagcgctgggggggggacggggtggGATCGGGAACCGCTGGGGCCAGGCTGGTCTCATAGGGCCATGCCCAGCCCCACGGGGCCATCCACATCCCCATGGGACCATGAACATCCCCATGGGACCATATCCAGCCCCCCGTAACTATGCTCAGCCCCATAGGATCGTGCCCAGCCCACGGGACGATGCTCAGATCCCCATGGGACCATGCCCAGTCCCACACGACTATGCCCAGCCCCATAGGATAATGCCCAGCCCCACAGGACCATACCCAGCCCCATGGGACCATCCTCAGACCCCCAGCCCCATACCCAGCCCCACACAACCATGCCCAGCTCCATAGGGCCATGCCCAGCCCTGCAGAATCCCACATCCCATTAAGACCATACCCAGCCCCACGTCTGCCCCCCGCCATGACGTGGGGCGCCAAGCGGCCGGCGCGGGTACAGCCGTGGGGCAGAGGTTGCCGCAGCAGGATGCAGCGCCAGAGGCCGGGACCGGGTCCAGCCggcccggggctgggctggcgGGGGTCCAGCGGTTCGGCGTGCgcagccccgcggccccggccctgTTCGCACGACCTCTCCCACCCCGAGCATCCTCCCAGCGCGCCGGGATGGGCCAACAGCCACCAGCCGTGCTGGGCtcactggggaggaggagagcagccgGGCTGGGAAAGGGCTTCCCAAAAGTTCGGCCGGTTTCGGGGTGGATGGAGGTGAAGTCCTGAAGTGGGGCAGGGAGATGGGGCTGGCTCCGTCACTGCAGAGGCGAGCTGTCCCTGGCCGTGTCCCCCAGCATGGGGGTCACCATATACTGGTGTGGATCATCATGCACTGGTGTGGGTCACTGTATACTGGCGTGGGGCACCGTATGCTGGTGAGGGTCATCATGCACCATCATCAGTCATGATGCACTAGTCTGGGTTGCAATGGACCGGTGTGTGTCATGATACCTCAGTGTGGGTCATGTTAACCCGGTGAGGGTCACCACACGCCGGCATGGGTCACCGTGTACCACTGTGAGTCATGGTACAGCAGTGTGAATCATGATGCATTGGTGTGGGTCACAGCATGCCATCATGAGTCATGACACAGCAGTGTGGGTCACGATACGCTGCTGTGGGTTGCGATACACTATCACGAACCACAATACACCAGCATGGGTCACGATGCTCCACTGTGACCCATGGTTACACCCGTGTGGGTCATGATACCATGGTGTCAGTCATGATATGGCAGTGTGGGTCATGCTGGTGTGGGTTATAACACCCCAGCGTGGGTCACAACACCCCAGCGTGGGTCACAACCCGCGACCCCACCCCCGTGGCCCCTGACACACGTCACCCTCACCCTGGGTGGGCAGCACAACCCTATATGAGACCCTTGCGAATCCCCTATATCGGCCACCCACAAATCCCCACCCCACTGGAGTCCCCCGACATTGGGCTCTGTCCCCGTCCCCCATCGGGTTGAATGTCCTCAGGGCCGGCAGCTGCAGAGATTTATTctttggggttgtttggggttaggttgttttttttttttaattattattatttattccttCCCGGGCGCTGCCATAAATAACTGCCCCCTCCCAGACATCATGTTCCCGCTCCGCCAGCATGCATTCCTCCCGGCCGTGCTGCCGGCTGTCACGGGCCGTGGCTCTTGTCCCCAGCGGTCCccagggatggggtgggggggacgaCAATGACaccccgtccccgtcccctgtcccccccccgaaaaaagtgaatttttttcttattacaaaatatcttttattgtTAAAAGGCCGCGGCACcgccttttgggggggggggggtctgctgGGATGCCACTGGGCTTGGGGGCATGGGTTGCACCGTGGTGGCATGTGGctccccccctgctccccctccccaggtctCTGGGGGTCCCCATGGGAAATCTGGCAGTGAGAGAaggcagcgggcaggcaggcgccagtggtgggggggggggaacgcaTCGTCTCTTTGGGGGGGGGCTTTGAAgcctcccctgccccaaacccAAGGGATGCTCCAGGCAGCGAGCggagcctggaggaggaggaggaaggaagggggtaGCCAGAGCCCCTCACCGGAGCCCCTCACCAGGGCGTTGGGGCTCGGCGGCGGCAGAGGAGGCGTCGGAAAGCCTTGCGGAAGTCCTGGTTGAAGACGGTGTAGATGACGGGATTGAGGGAGCTGTTGCAGTAACCGATCCAGAAGAAGAACTGGAAGACGCTGTTGGGGACcttgcagcgctggggacagAGCGCGCCCAGGCTgtagaggaagaagaaggggaaCCAGCAGAGGACGAAGACACCGATGACCACAGCCAAGACGAAGGTGAAACGTTTCTCCCGGTTGATCTGAGTCTTCCTCCTCCAAGGGTTCAACGCCGGCGGCCGATGTGCCAGCACCACCCGCCCCGTCCCAGTGGCCAAGGTGTCCCTGGGGCGTCCCCCGGGCTGCGGGGACGTCCCTGCCCCAGGCTTGGGGGACGTCGGGGGCTCCTCGGGGCTCAGCAGCGAGGTCCTGTCTGCCGGCGGGCAGGTCCCCGGCGGTTCCGCACCGGCTGTGGGGGTGACATTTGGCGGCACTGATCCCGGTGGTTTGGTGCTGGCGGGGTGGGAGCGGTGGCGGCGTTTGGCAATCAGGTAGATGCGCAGATAGACGAGGATCATGATGAGACACGGGGCGAAGAAGGAGCCGACGCTGGAGGAGAGGACGTACCAGGCCTCCTCGTTGAGCTTGCACTggggccgcccccccgccgccgccttctTCTCCCCCTTGTAGACCAAGGGCGGGAGGGAGATGACAGCGGCAATGGTCCAGACGATGAAGATGCTGCACTTGATGCGCCGCGGCGTCCGCTTGGCGTTGTACTCGATGGCGCGGCTGACCGACCAGTAACGGTCCAGGCTGATGGCGCAGAGGTGGACAATGGACGAGGTGCAGAAGAGCACGTCCAAAGCCAGGTAGATCTCGCACCACGTCTTCTCAAAGTACCAGTAGCCCAGGAGCTCGTTGGCCAAGGAGAAGGGGATGATGAGGGTGGCCACCAAGATGTCGGCAGCCGCCAACGACACCAAGAAGAGATTCTGGGGCGCCCGCAGCGAGCGGCTGCTCAGCACGGCCATGATGACCAGCACGTTGCCCGTGATGGTGAAGAGCACCAAGAAGGTGATGGCGGCGGCGATGGCGGCGGTGGCCTGCACCGAGTAACCGCCCTCGGGGCCCTCCATGGTCCCACCGGGTCGCGGGGTCCGGCCGCCGGCGTTCACCGCTGCCCCAGGGTGCGGGAGGACGAGGCCACGGGGTGCTGGGGGACGCCGGCGTCCCTCGCCATGCTGCCTGCCCGGCTGCCCGCCggtccctgctgctgccggcACACCTCTGCCGTGCTGCCTGTACCTCTGCCTGCCACCCTACCCTGCggtgcctgccctgcccgcagcccctcgggctgcctgcagcctgcctgcacccctgccctgcctgtaCCTCTGCTTGTCCCTGCCCACACCTGtagccctgcctgcccctgcccgcaCCGCTGCCCTGCCCGCTCCCGAGCCCCCTTGCCCTCTGCTGCCTGCCGTCCCTTacgctgcctgctccctgccctgcctgcaccctaCCTCGCCTCCCCGCCTGCCGCTCCCGGTACCGCTCCCGGTGCCGGGCTCTGCGCTGCCGGGCGCCGCCTCCGCGGGGTTTTAAGCGGCCgcgagggggaaggggggggggcagagccaCCGCCCCCGGGGCGGACCCGGGGGGGGGAACACGCGtccgccggcggggccgggctcgGCTCCCGGCTCCGCTCCTGCTCCCGCTGCCCGCTCCCCTCTTTCCCGGTACCCGCGTCCCTTCCCTGGCACCTTCAGCCCTGCCCCgagcacccccagccctccctcagCACCCACATCCCTCCCCTGGCACCTCCACCTCTGCCCCGGCACTCACATCCTCCCCCGGGACCCCCATCCTCACACCCATGGGGACCGCACATCCctccctggcccccccccccccccatacccatctcccttccccagcacccccatCCTCGCTGGGCCCAGGTAGCCAGGGAAAACAGCTGAGCCCGGAGTTCCCccttccagccccagctccagggGGAGCCCAGCCCACGCTCCCCTTCGTCCCCCTCAAAACCAGCCCCaaggtggtttttgttttcttcagagccCGGCTGCCCCCGTCCCACCCTCCTCCCACACCTCCAAATGATTTACACAATAATTCAggattaggaaagaaaaaaaaacagcaccAGGATCGCTTTTgcccattttttttatttttggccaGGGAAAGCATTTTCCAGCCCCACCAGGAAGGCCATTGCCTTTTCAGAGAGGTAACGGCACCAGGCAGCTGTCGGGGCCCGTTCAGCACCGTGCCACGCTCTTATCCCACCAGCTCCTCGCTTCTCTTGTTCAAACACATCTTTTATCTCCAGATCTGGGCTTTGGGGGCTTTTATTCCCCCCGCCTTCTTTTGAGGGCTGAAGATGCTTTTCAAGCATTTCTAAGCACCTGCCAAGGGCTCGCGTCAGGCACAGAGCGGCCGTTACTGCTCCCGGCTCATCCCCTTGCTGCACCCAGGGTGGGACGGGGCTGTAAATTGGATTTCCTaaagggggaaactgaggcacagagggctgggaaaggagggagcATGTTGGGAAACCACACCCCAGCCTCTGGGAATCCCCGAGCAAAAGTCTTGCCTCCTCTTCAACAAGGTTTTCCTGAAAGCAAGCAGCTGCCCTTGCAGACGAGGAGGgacttttcttcctgctcttggCTTCGTCTCGCCTTGGGACAGAATCCGGCCCTGGTTTCTCTCCTCCAGAGCAGCTTTTCCGCTGCTGAACCCCAAATTTGGCTCCCTGGCGCCAGGCTGACCCTGCTTCGcccttccctgctctctggAGCAGCCCCCTGCCAGCAGAAACCCTCTCCCCTCACCCAGCCGCAAAGACCAGAAGCAAATCCAAGTCCAAAAGTCTCTGTTACaccaagaaaagcatttttccctccttttagTAACTTCTTTAGGTGCTGACACACACAGTAACATCCCAGGGGACTTCGGGGGGGGTCGCCAAACCTCGGGGGACGAGCTGCCCCCACTGCCCCAGCAACAAGGCTGTGCTTGTGCTCTTACCCTGCCATcaatgcaaaattaaggtgCTGTGGCCAGAAGCCAGGGGGTTTTAAACCCTCCCAGGTGCTGTCAGAGCCGTGATTTGGTTCAGGAGCCCTGTCACcatgctccagctctgcctggaaCATCACAAGACTCTCCTGCTGGGGGTAAAGACAGACAGGAGCATGGATTTGAGACAGGCAAACAGACTATCCCAGTCCGCAGGCTAGTGGCTCACGAAATCCACTCGCTCTGCCACGTTTTCCTCCGTTGCTTCAGGAGATTTCTGCCTGGAGAGGGTCAAATCCTGCAGCTTGCTCCCACAGCACCGAGCAATGCTGACACCGCAGCTGGGATGCTTGCGGGGCAAGAGGGCGAAGGACCGGGCCACCCTTTCTGGGGGTTTAGGGCAAAAATCTACCCTCAATGGCATCCCAGGCTCCCAACCGCCCTCAGCTCGGTCCCAGACCCTTCTCTCGCTGCGCTTCTCAGGGCAGCGGCCACCTCCCATCGCTCTGTGTTTACCACCTCGAACCGTATGGCCCTTCCTGAGCTCCCCCCTAACCAGAAGCGATGGCAGCCAGGCATCCACCGAGAGCTGAGCCACGAGCAGGGCTCCCTGCAGCGCATCTCCCTCCGTTTCAGATCAGTCGGGCTTCTCCTTCCAGCTCAACCTGCAGGTCACAAACGCCCGTGAAGTGGATCTCCTCGCCGGGTTGGCTGCCGCTGCCgctggaggcagagggagaggatggTTGCTGAAGGCCGTCTGCCGTGGGGCTTCGGTTCACGTAGGCCTCCAGGGATTTCAGGAgctgctttggtttctttttggtGGATAACTCCAGCTCTGGGGAGGTCAGAGGGAAATGCATGAGGACAGAGAGCAAGGTCTCAATGGTGTCAGGGACACAGCACGCTCCCAGGGTAAGTTTTTGACTTGTGTATTATTTCTGGTGTCCCACTGTATCCCCTCGGGAAAGGGCACAATTCTGTTTTGCTCAGGATGACAGAGCGTGAAAAGCTCCTCGCCAAAACCCCCAGCTGAGCTCAGCATCAGCCTCAGCTCCCCCGAAATCCCCCCGGGAGGGAAAGCCCAGGGTGAGCGGATCAAAGCTGAGCCTGACTGCAACAGCTGGACCCCGTTTTAAGAGGGAGCCATTAGCACGGCGCATCCGAGCAGCTCTGTTGACATCAGTCTCCTCCGGAGTAAATAACCCCGCCAGCTAATTTAGCGCTCACTGCGAAAAACACGTCGTCGGCGACTCCGCTTGCACCCCACGCCACAAACAGGGCTTACGCAACCACACCGCGTGACATGAGCGAGTCTGGGGAGCAAGAAGCATCCCCGTTTGTCACCCACCTCAAGCCACCACAACACAGCAGCCCTCTGAAATCAGTGGGCGCTTCCACGGGTGCTCGTCTTTAAGATTTGAGATGCAatattggggggaaaaaaaccaccccacgGGGAACTCAGGTATTTAAAGACCGTTGAAAAAAGTCATTGTAAAGGTTAAATGATGAATGGTTGGGGCTTTCTGGGCGTTACACCCCTTGGGACTGGGCTCAGCAGGACACAAACATGCTGAGAACACACCAGGTTTCTCCTCTGGGCCTCGGGTTATTTTCCtcagctgggaaaggagaggaaagcgCGGGGAAACAAACCCTTCAGGAGGAAGCCGGCGTCGACAACGGTCTTGTGCTGCCATTTCCAGACGCGGTAGAGCTGCAGAAAGGCCGCCGCGTACAGGTCGTTCAGCACGGCGATGACTTGCTGCCTACGGTTGCATTCCCTGAAACAGGCGGAGAGGGGCTCAGCTGACACGGCTGCTGTCACAGCAGCcgagggagctgctggggcgGGACCCCGCTCAGTGGGAACCAGCCAAGGATGCTGTTTGAgaccccaaaaccaccacccAGCCCGGCTACGGAGCTGTCGGCCGCTCCGGACCTCACCTGGAGAGACGTTCCTCCCTCAGGGCCTGGATGACGATGCGGGTGATGTTCACAGACATGATGCAGAAGGGGAAATTCTGCAAGAGAATGAGCATTATCGCAGCTTGGCTGCAAAAAGCCTCCTCTCTTGCGGCACGCAGAGGTGCCCGGACAACACCTTCGGCCCTTCTATGCCACATCCGTGCGGCCCCAAACCCATGGGATGGTGGCTGCAGGCAACAGATCCCTGTAGCAGGATAATACTACTACAGATACAGGCTTAGATGGATGCTGTGGGTTGAGCCAAGCTTATAGCCAGGCTTAAACTCAACCATATCTGAGACTAAAATGCCAAGTTTGAGACAGGCTCCACTCGCTCCCACTTTCATGCCACGCTGCTCTTCGCCCACTTCTCCGGCCCTTTTAACCTGTACAAGTTCAGCTCCAAGCCAGGATCCTGGGAGCAGATCTCTGATTTCCACCAGGACATTAAAATCTCATTCCCAGAATAAAGCCAACACCTGGAGCTTGGCTCCAGCTGCTGGTCGGAACTCCTCAGCTCTTTGGGGACCACCTTCTTCCCCTTACCAGCACAAGGGGgattaaacagcaaaaaaaaaaaatcaagccctTACTCTGAAGAGAAGGTTTTCATGCTTCCCTTTCCCCGAGCGTTAGAAATTAACAGGTAGATACCACGGCAGGGAGCAAGCGAAGGAGGTGGAAGGACGTGCCTGGGTTTCATGCTGGGATAGCTTGAAAATCTCTTGAGCCAGAGGCAGTGTCTGAGAGTCCATGACGAAGTACAGCATCTGCATCAAGCCCAGCATCCCCGTGCCTCGCAGGTCAGTCCCGGGATCTGCACCTGGAAGGGCAGGACAGCCCAGAGAAGCGAGGGACAGCACGGAGTTGCTCTCTGGTCACCTCCCCGCTTCCGCAGGCTGTTTATACACTGTCACCATGTTTTGAGAGCGGAGGAACCCTTGTGATTCCCTTCAGGAATTGCATCCTGAGGGAAAGCTTTCAGGGAATTTCCCTAACCAGGGCCGCACGGGTGCCATTGTCTCTTTCACATGGGCATTAACAAGCTCTTGCTCTCCCATCCACACACCCATTCCCATACCTTCTCTAGGAATTAGTAGCTTTAAGCTCTACCCACCCCAGGGCACATTTGGCTGGTAAATTAACCCTTAAAACCAGTTGTGTATGCCACaggacagagcagcaggagctgtttCCCTCCTGTTGAGGGTTTTAGGCTTCATTAAAACCCGGCTTATTTAACTTGCGAGTCAACCAGCCCGAAAACTCCTGCGAGGCCACATGTGACAGCTTTAATCATGCTGTTTGTCTTACACAGCCGAGGCTGAAAGCAACCTGCGACGCAACCTTAGTGACAGAGCCCTGACCTGCGCTTCGTTAATAAACCAGCCCTCTGGAGATGGCTCATTAGCCGCAGAGATCGCTTGCTAATGAAGAGCATTAATGGCCCGGGCAAAGCGGTTACGCCAACTACTTCTTGTTATGCCCACGCCGGCTGAACACAGGCAACTGTGGCAGCAGGTATTGGTGTTATCTGGCCAGCCAGTCCAGATGTTGTACTGGTTGTGACACCTGGCTGGGGCAGCGACAGATCTGCTACGAAACTAGGGCTCGGTATCGGGGCCAgctctgtttaatatttttatcgatgatctggacaaggggatcgagtgcacccttGGTAAGTTTGCAGgggacaccaagttgggtgggagtgttgatctgaGGGCGCACCTCGaatattgtgttcagttttggggccctcactacaagaaagacattgaggtgctggagcatgtccaaagaagagcaatgaagctgatgaagggtctagagcacaagtcttatgaggagtggctgagggaactggaataggatgagaggaaatggcctcaaggTGgaccagaggaggtttagattggatattaggaaaaatttcttcaccaaaagggttgttAAACACgggaacaggctgctcagggaactggtagagtcaccatccctggagatatttaaaagacatgtagatatggcgcttagggacatggtttggtggtggacttggcagtgttaggttaacggttggacttggTGATCTTAattaaaggtctcttccaacctcaatgattCTACGAAACAGCAGCAGGGACCATGTGAAGGGAGACGAGCGGCAAACCCTTTACGCTGCCTCTAGATCCCACCTCTGGAGGAGGGAATGGGACCAGCGTGATCTCTCTTGGCAAAGGTTTGCTCCAGAGGTCTCTCCCTCTGCCCTACCTTGAAAGCCGAGCTCTTCCCAGTGCGCCCCATAGCGCGGGCAGCCCAACCTGGAGCGGGTTAGCTTCTTGTAAATGGTCTGCAGGATTCTCATGTGCACTCTCTCATTATCATCCAAACCACCTGGTGGAGAGAAAACACCCCTTAGCACCTAAAAAACACCCCTCAGCAtccctgccccactgccctcaagcactggcacagagaCATGACAGGGAAAGAAACCACCACCAGCTGCAGGGTAAAGCCAGAGCCCAGCTGGAAATGAAATCCCGCAGCTGAGAATGGCTTATGGTGACAAGGAGAATGTTCTGGCTGTGTTTATCctgctggaggggagaagggaaggagaggaaaatgtaTTAGAGGTGCAGAAACACAACTAATACGACTGCATTTGTATGAGCGTGGGGGGAATGAATAATTCCGGCATCATGTGAAGTTTTGCTGGCCAAAGCAGCACCGCCCAGGGAACCACAGGCGAGGAGCTTCCACGTGCTCAGCACGTGTGATCCACCATGGGACAGCCAGACATGACACACACCACACCAAGGCACCAGTAAGATTCACATCTCGTTTGCTGTGGTCATGAAACGAGGAGCAGGAGGGGCTGTAGAGCCATGGAGTACCTGCCCAGTGCCACGTCAAGGTGTACATGTGGAACGGCTACTGTGACATGACAGAAAGGGGTCAAGAGATCCATTGTTTCCCACTAGAAGTGAGTATGTCTGCAGCAAGGGAGCAAAGGAGATGGAGAATGCATCCTTTGGGACAAGCAGCTGCCACGGGATAAGCGGGCAGAGACCCCACAAAACCCCTGAGCCCCCCCACAAAGCTCTCACGATAAAGGTGATGTCGGCCAGGCCAGCGGCTCGCGTTGGGGTGGAAGGGACACTCACACTGCGCTATGGCCAGAGCCAGCTCCCGCTCTCCCTGCAGTTGCGGCTGGAGCCGGGGAGGGCCAAAGAGGAAGCGAACCAGAGCAGCCAGGCCTTGCCTGCGCACTGTTGCCCGGACTTTCTTCTGCAGAGGAGAAGACATGCAAAGAAACGATCAGGGCTGGTCCCTCGAGGAATCGGGCAGGAGAGAAACCCGTGGGCGAGCCGGGAGGGATGGGACCACGTGAAGAGCCAAGCCGAGGGAaggtggaagggaaaaaggggaGCACTGTGCTTCTCCCACCACGCTCCCCTCTCCTACTTACTAAAACTACCCCTGAGAGAGGGCGAGAGTGCGGGGCCCTGCCCGTACCCTGCACTCAGAGAGGTCAGCTGTCTGGAAGTACTGCAGCGCTTCATTGAAGGAGATTGGGGGTGCGGCACTGGCTGACGTCCcgcccagccctgcagggaaggagacaACAGGGTTAGCCCCCTGTCCCAGCGTGAGCCCTGCTCCTCCGCTCCAGCTTCCTGGTGCCGAAACGAGCTCCTGCCTCAGGTCAGAGGGGCTGTTCCAGCATGGGGAGCTCACTCGCAGCTTCTGGCATGGCAGGAGGCCGAAGACTTGGTGAGCTGGGGGAAGGTAGCGGGTGTCCTGCTCCCTCCATCTCCCTCCAGCCCTTTCCCCAGCTCTCTCCCCATCGCCATGTAATCCCCCCCAGCTGTACACCCACCTGCTCCTGCCCTCTGGGACCCAggtcccttcccctgcccttcccctaCCTTCTCTGTCCAACTCTGTAATGATCCCCATTATCCCTGGCACCAGCCGTACCTGACTGTATCTCTTCCACAGCCTCCCATTCTTCCTGGGCTTGACGCAGCTCCTCACTGATTTCTGCTGGAAGAAAGGCACGCTAGAGGTTAGAGTTGGTTGGGAGGCCCTGGGAGGTTGTttgctcccttccccagcactgctcaggACATCTCCAGGCAGATTTCCCCTTTCCTGGGGAAGAAACCCCCATCAGAATCCCCCAAGATGCTGCGAGGTTTCTCTTCGGCAAATATGGGACAAAGCGAGGCTAAGGCTTCGCCAAGCTGGAGCCAGACAGCTTTACCTGTGAGCCCAGTGCTGGGTTCCACGGGCTCCCTTCGGGCTCCCCAGGCGTTTCCCCCACCAGGAAACAACGAGATCAATATgaaggaagcagaggaaaagattaCCGGTGCCCGCAGGCTGCCCCACTTCCCGCACGAGAGCCTGCAGGAGACCATTTTGCCTCAGAGCCGAGATCTAAGCAGAGACAGAGATGCAACCGTCACCCACCAGAACAAACCCAAAGAACCAACCGCTCCCCAGAGAACCCCAAAACCCTAAGCTCTTCCCTCAGGGAACTGACCCTGTACTCTGCTCACGGGCTCAGGACCGTGCCAGCCAGCTGGAAGGGCGTGAGAGCAGCTCAGACCCCTTTGGGCACGTTTTTTTGTTGCGTTACCAGCTCAGGTAACGGCAAGATCGCTCTCGGTACCCCAAAAGCTCATTTTATACGGACattaacagagaaataaaactatagcggggaggggggggaagctgCTTGACACCGAAGGGTGCTGCCCAGAGGCCGGGGCACGGCGGGGTGCCGCCGGGGCACGGCGGGGTGCCGCCGGGGCAGCGGAAGGGGGGCACAGCGAGGGGCAGGGCTCAGGCCTGACACGCACGGGGAGGGACTTGCCGGGCGGGGGG
It encodes:
- the ADRA2B gene encoding alpha-2B adrenergic receptor, which produces MEGPEGGYSVQATAAIAAAITFLVLFTITGNVLVIMAVLSSRSLRAPQNLFLVSLAAADILVATLIIPFSLANELLGYWYFEKTWCEIYLALDVLFCTSSIVHLCAISLDRYWSVSRAIEYNAKRTPRRIKCSIFIVWTIAAVISLPPLVYKGEKKAAAGGRPQCKLNEEAWYVLSSSVGSFFAPCLIMILVYLRIYLIAKRRHRSHPASTKPPGSVPPNVTPTAGAEPPGTCPPADRTSLLSPEEPPTSPKPGAGTSPQPGGRPRDTLATGTGRVVLAHRPPALNPWRRKTQINREKRFTFVLAVVIGVFVLCWFPFFFLYSLGALCPQRCKVPNSVFQFFFWIGYCNSSLNPVIYTVFNQDFRKAFRRLLCRRRAPTPW
- the ELMOD3 gene encoding ELMO domain-containing protein 3 isoform X1, which encodes MSGGTGASERPEERHRSPPPGKSLPISALRQNGLLQALVREVGQPAGTAEISEELRQAQEEWEAVEEIQSGLGGTSASAAPPISFNEALQYFQTADLSECRKKVRATVRRQGLAALVRFLFGPPRLQPQLQGERELALAIAQCECPFHPNASRWPGRHHLYRGLDDNERVHMRILQTIYKKLTRSRLGCPRYGAHWEELGFQGADPGTDLRGTGMLGLMQMLYFVMDSQTLPLAQEIFKLSQHETQNFPFCIMSVNITRIVIQALREERLSRECNRRQQVIAVLNDLYAAAFLQLYRVWKWQHKTVVDAGFLLKELELSTKKKPKQLLKSLEAYVNRSPTADGLQQPSSPSASSGSGSQPGEEIHFTGVCDLQVELEGEARLI
- the ELMOD3 gene encoding ELMO domain-containing protein 3 isoform X3, yielding MVSCRLSCGKWGSLRAPQKSVRSCVKPRKNGRLWKRYSQKKVRATVRRQGLAALVRFLFGPPRLQPQLQGERELALAIAQCECPFHPNASRWPGRHHLYRGLDDNERVHMRILQTIYKKLTRSRLGCPRYGAHWEELGFQGADPGTDLRGTGMLGLMQMLYFVMDSQTLPLAQEIFKLSQHETQNFPFCIMSVNITRIVIQALREERLSRECNRRQQVIAVLNDLYAAAFLQLYRVWKWQHKTVVDAGFLLKELELSTKKKPKQLLKSLEAYVNRSPTADGLQQPSSPSASSGSGSQPGEEIHFTGVCDLQVELEGEARLI
- the ELMOD3 gene encoding ELMO domain-containing protein 3 isoform X5; translated protein: MVSCRLSCGKWGSLRAPQKSVRSCVKPRKNGRLWKRYSQGWAGRQPVPHPQSPSMKRCSTSRQLTSLSAGYGQGPALSPSLRGSFSGLDDNERVHMRILQTIYKKLTRSRLGCPRYGAHWEELGFQGADPGTDLRGTGMLGLMQMLYFVMDSQTLPLAQEIFKLSQHETQNFPFCIMSVNITRIVIQALREERLSRECNRRQQVIAVLNDLYAAAFLQLYRVWKWQHKTVVDAGFLLKELELSTKKKPKQLLKSLEAYVNRSPTADGLQQPSSPSASSGSGSQPGEEIHFTGVCDLQVELEGEARLI
- the ELMOD3 gene encoding ELMO domain-containing protein 3 isoform X2, with the protein product MSGGTGASERPEERHRSPPPGKSLPISALRQNGLLQALVREVGQPAGTEISEELRQAQEEWEAVEEIQSGLGGTSASAAPPISFNEALQYFQTADLSECRKKVRATVRRQGLAALVRFLFGPPRLQPQLQGERELALAIAQCECPFHPNASRWPGRHHLYRGLDDNERVHMRILQTIYKKLTRSRLGCPRYGAHWEELGFQGADPGTDLRGTGMLGLMQMLYFVMDSQTLPLAQEIFKLSQHETQNFPFCIMSVNITRIVIQALREERLSRECNRRQQVIAVLNDLYAAAFLQLYRVWKWQHKTVVDAGFLLKELELSTKKKPKQLLKSLEAYVNRSPTADGLQQPSSPSASSGSGSQPGEEIHFTGVCDLQVELEGEARLI
- the ELMOD3 gene encoding ELMO domain-containing protein 3 isoform X4, coding for MVSCRLSCGKWGSLRAPKSVRSCVKPRKNGRLWKRYSQKKVRATVRRQGLAALVRFLFGPPRLQPQLQGERELALAIAQCECPFHPNASRWPGRHHLYRGLDDNERVHMRILQTIYKKLTRSRLGCPRYGAHWEELGFQGADPGTDLRGTGMLGLMQMLYFVMDSQTLPLAQEIFKLSQHETQNFPFCIMSVNITRIVIQALREERLSRECNRRQQVIAVLNDLYAAAFLQLYRVWKWQHKTVVDAGFLLKELELSTKKKPKQLLKSLEAYVNRSPTADGLQQPSSPSASSGSGSQPGEEIHFTGVCDLQVELEGEARLI